A window of Longimicrobium sp. contains these coding sequences:
- a CDS encoding PhoH family protein, with protein MPDTSSPVQHRLPAEGADPLALGGVNDANLTELGRVSGLRVVLRDDHLLLSGRLEDVERTVPVAQHMIQMARTGVPFGTDDVARFFDASRSGNGVGKLADPGRVVVPGVRRAITPKSEGQAAYLQNIEENDITVGIGPAGTGKTYLAVAMAVDALFKKRVKRIILARPAVEAGENLGFLPGDLQEKIDPYLRPLYDSLEDMIPPDRLRRAMESRSIEIAPLAYMRGRTLQDAFVILDEAQNATRAQMKMFLTRLGLNSKAVITGDKTQIDLPNKGDSGLIEVEQVLKGIEGIAFSYLSGRDVIRHRLVKEIIEAYAAASGETVPDGSQEPVAS; from the coding sequence ATGCCTGATACATCATCGCCGGTCCAGCACCGGCTTCCCGCCGAAGGGGCGGACCCGCTCGCGCTGGGCGGGGTGAACGACGCGAACCTCACCGAGCTCGGGCGCGTGTCCGGGCTGCGCGTGGTGCTGCGCGACGACCACCTCCTCCTCAGCGGGCGGCTCGAAGACGTGGAGCGCACCGTTCCCGTCGCGCAGCACATGATCCAGATGGCGCGCACCGGCGTGCCCTTCGGCACCGACGACGTGGCGCGCTTCTTCGACGCGTCCCGCTCCGGCAACGGGGTGGGGAAGCTCGCCGATCCGGGGCGCGTCGTCGTGCCGGGCGTGCGCCGCGCCATCACTCCGAAATCAGAGGGGCAGGCGGCGTACCTGCAGAACATCGAGGAGAACGACATCACGGTGGGGATCGGACCGGCGGGCACCGGCAAGACCTACCTGGCCGTCGCCATGGCGGTGGACGCGCTCTTCAAGAAGCGGGTGAAGCGCATCATCCTGGCGCGCCCCGCCGTGGAGGCCGGCGAGAACCTGGGCTTCCTGCCGGGCGATCTGCAGGAGAAGATCGATCCGTACCTGCGCCCGCTGTACGACTCGCTGGAGGACATGATCCCGCCCGACCGGCTGCGCAGGGCGATGGAGAGCCGCTCCATCGAGATCGCGCCGCTGGCGTACATGCGCGGGCGCACGCTGCAGGACGCCTTCGTGATCCTCGATGAGGCGCAGAATGCCACGCGCGCGCAGATGAAGATGTTCCTCACCCGCCTGGGGCTGAACTCCAAGGCGGTGATCACGGGCGACAAGACGCAGATCGACCTTCCCAACAAAGGTGACTCGGGGCTGATCGAGGTGGAGCAGGTGCTGAAGGGGATCGAGGGGATCGCCTTCTCGTACCTGAGCGGGCGCGACGTCATCCGCCACCGGCTGGTGAAGGAGATCATCGAGGCGTACGCCGCCGCCAGTGGCGAGACGGTGCCCGACGGCAGCCAGGAGCCGGTGGCTTCCTGA
- a CDS encoding HDIG domain-containing protein, producing the protein MKPAAAELPRPERRAALRPAGDDAPWTRARRLRHHGFRLALLLGTAGAVTALFPAARGSDTPVLERGVVARKDVVAEIPFQIPKTTEELRHDQDEAASGIPPVYDFDPTAADSVVRGLRVFFASVDRQLAAAPLAGRDLAVRRALASARVPTTLGAVEVLGDSARRAMLAAATEATVRERFGQGIARGAAERNRLPAVRVRGLPDGERLVPSDSLHTADEFFSGAAAALPPELGADAAELQRLLLVRYFRPSLARNEAETRAARARARAAVDPVKARVLAGERIVGAREQVGEREEERLRAYQAALDAQRDERGGGRTTGRVTGSILYNLLLLGIVGFLLRLARLQVYDDDRAVTFLAVLIVAVSGMAALVARGGLPPELIPVPFATLVVAVLWGGRLALVTALVLALLLGGQTPFLGAAIAFSAAVGGASASFGVRLAQRRLQTWAVAGVVGAAYAGCALAVGLQRAEPWQVIGWSALWGVVNATACTLLAIGFLPVAEWFTRVTTAQTLLELADPNHPLLRRLSMEAPGTYAHTISVANLAEAVCNAIGANALLARVGVYYHDVGKIAKPHYFIENQPRGRNPHDKLKPAMSAAIVRSHVVEGLRLAEEYKVPATVRAFITQHHGTQSISFFLDQARAADPDARVNATDFQYLGPKPQTRETAVVMMADSVESAARVLQDPTPERIRELVDRIVGAKIAAGQLDECPLTLREIHTTREVLARVLSGMYHQRLDYPSAVPAPELPREAQEPEPTRAAG; encoded by the coding sequence ATGAAGCCCGCCGCCGCGGAGCTGCCCCGGCCCGAACGGCGGGCCGCGCTGCGCCCCGCCGGGGACGATGCGCCCTGGACCCGCGCGCGGCGCCTGCGCCACCACGGCTTCCGCCTGGCCCTGCTCCTGGGCACGGCGGGGGCCGTGACCGCGCTCTTCCCCGCGGCGCGCGGGTCGGACACGCCGGTGCTGGAGCGCGGCGTGGTGGCGCGCAAGGACGTGGTGGCGGAGATCCCCTTCCAGATCCCCAAGACCACCGAGGAGCTGCGCCACGACCAGGACGAAGCCGCCAGCGGCATCCCCCCGGTCTACGACTTCGACCCCACCGCCGCCGACAGCGTCGTGCGCGGCCTGCGGGTCTTCTTTGCGTCCGTGGATCGCCAGCTCGCCGCCGCCCCGCTGGCCGGGCGCGATCTCGCGGTGCGCCGCGCCCTGGCCTCCGCCCGCGTCCCCACCACGCTCGGCGCGGTCGAGGTGCTGGGCGACTCCGCGCGGCGCGCGATGCTGGCGGCCGCCACGGAGGCCACTGTGCGCGAGCGCTTCGGGCAGGGGATCGCGCGAGGCGCCGCCGAGCGCAACCGCCTCCCCGCCGTGCGCGTGCGCGGGCTGCCGGACGGCGAGCGGCTGGTGCCGTCCGACTCGCTGCACACGGCGGACGAGTTCTTCAGCGGCGCCGCCGCGGCGCTCCCGCCCGAGCTGGGCGCGGACGCGGCGGAGCTGCAGCGCCTGCTGCTGGTGCGCTACTTCCGGCCCTCGCTGGCGCGCAACGAGGCGGAGACGCGCGCCGCCCGCGCCCGCGCCCGCGCCGCGGTCGACCCCGTGAAGGCGCGCGTCCTGGCCGGCGAGAGGATCGTAGGCGCGCGCGAGCAGGTGGGGGAGCGCGAGGAGGAGCGCCTGCGCGCCTATCAGGCCGCCCTCGATGCGCAGCGCGACGAGCGCGGCGGCGGGCGCACGACGGGGCGCGTCACCGGCTCCATCCTGTACAACCTGCTCCTGCTGGGCATCGTCGGCTTCCTGCTGCGGCTGGCGCGGCTCCAGGTGTACGACGACGACCGCGCCGTCACCTTTCTGGCGGTGCTGATCGTGGCCGTCTCGGGGATGGCGGCGCTGGTGGCGCGTGGCGGGCTGCCGCCGGAGCTGATCCCGGTGCCCTTTGCCACCCTCGTGGTGGCCGTGCTCTGGGGCGGACGCCTGGCGCTGGTGACTGCGCTGGTGCTGGCGCTCCTGCTCGGCGGGCAGACGCCGTTTCTGGGCGCGGCGATCGCGTTCTCGGCGGCGGTGGGCGGGGCGTCGGCGTCGTTCGGTGTGCGGCTGGCTCAGCGAAGGCTGCAGACGTGGGCGGTCGCGGGGGTGGTGGGCGCGGCGTACGCGGGGTGCGCGCTGGCGGTCGGGCTGCAGCGCGCGGAGCCGTGGCAGGTGATCGGCTGGTCCGCGCTGTGGGGCGTGGTGAACGCGACGGCGTGCACGCTGCTGGCCATCGGCTTCCTGCCGGTCGCGGAGTGGTTCACGCGCGTGACGACCGCCCAGACGCTGCTGGAGCTGGCCGATCCCAACCACCCGCTCCTGCGCCGTCTCTCCATGGAGGCGCCGGGGACGTACGCGCACACCATCAGCGTGGCGAACCTGGCCGAGGCGGTGTGCAACGCCATCGGCGCCAACGCGCTGCTGGCCCGCGTGGGGGTCTACTACCACGACGTGGGCAAGATCGCCAAGCCGCACTACTTCATCGAGAACCAGCCGCGCGGCCGCAATCCGCACGACAAGCTGAAGCCGGCCATGAGCGCCGCCATCGTACGCAGCCACGTCGTGGAAGGGCTGCGCCTGGCGGAGGAGTACAAGGTGCCGGCCACGGTGCGCGCCTTCATCACGCAGCACCACGGCACGCAGTCCATCTCCTTCTTCCTGGACCAGGCACGCGCCGCCGACCCGGACGCCCGCGTCAACGCGACGGACTTCCAGTACCTGGGCCCGAAGCCGCAGACGCGCGAGACGGCGGTGGTGATGATGGCCGACTCGGTGGAGTCCGCCGCGCGCGTGCTGCAGGACCCCACGCCCGAGCGGATCCGCGAGCTGGTGGACCGCATCGTGGGCGCCAAGATCGCGGCCGGCCAGCTCGACGAGTGCCCGCTGACGTTGCGCGAGATCCACACGACGCGCGAGGTGCTGGCCCGCGTCCTCTCGGGGATGTACCACCAGCGCCTCGACTATCCCTCCGCCGTCCCCGCCCCGGAACTCCCCCGGGAAGCGCAGGAGCCGGAGCCCACCCGGGCCGCGGGGTGA